The sequence below is a genomic window from Lysobacter capsici.
CACGGCCCAGGATGCATTGCGGCGCCATGTGCCGGCGTGGTCGTGCGCGTCCTCGGTGCGACGCTCGCCGCTGCCGGTGCTGTCGAAATCCGGGTAGCGCTCCATCACGTCGGCTTTAAGCAGGCATGCGACGGCGCGGCGATACAGCACCAACAGCCGCGATTCGCCGTTGATGCGCCTCGCTGGCACCGCAGCAAGCGAGCGATAGCCGGCGCCTTCATTGCCTGCGCGAAACTCGCGCAGGCGCGCATTGATCGACATGGCGGCGTAGAGCGCCAGTTCGCGCAAGCGTTCGCCGGTCACGGTGCCGTCTATGCGGCCGATCTAGCGCAGGTTCGAAAGCGACAGATCGGGGAACCAATCCTCGTTGATCAAGGTGTCGCGCTCGGGTGCGGTGGTGTCCGGGGCGACAGCGATAAAAGCGCTCATGCGGGGTCCAGGTAAAACGGCGGTGGGGGGCGAGCGATTGGGGAGAGAGGCCCGCACGCTCGCCCCGCCGCCGTGCGCGCGGGTGGGCGACTCGGTAGAGCCAGGGAAGGGCCGAGACGGCGGGCGGATTACGCGGGTGCGGTTTCCGGCCCGCCGCTCTCGGCTTGGCGCAAAGCGGGAGCGGGCTTGTTCAAAGCGCGGTCGAGACGTTCGATTTCCTTCTTGACGCCTGCGCGGTCGTGCAACTGCAAGGCGCGGCGCAGATGGTCGCGGGCGATTTCGGCCCAGCCACGCGGGGCGCCGGAAAACGGCGCCTCGCCGGCCTTCGCCATGTAGCCAATACCCAGCGCCTTATGCAGCTTGGCGCGCACTTCGTCGGGCATGTCCTTGGCGCGGGTCAATTCCTCGGTGTGCGACAGCACGCCGAGCGAGAACGGTTCGCCGGTGTCCTGCGCGATGAACGCCGCTCCGGCGATTTGCTCGGCGATCAGGGTCGCGGGCGTGCGTTGGTACGCGTCGGGCATCGCCAGATCGAAGCGCAACGCATAGTCGGCGATACGCAACGCGTCGGCGTAGTTGCCGGCATCGATGTGCCAAACCATGACGAACATCAACACCGCATCTTGACCGCCGCGCCCGCTACTCAGCACGCCATCGACCCACGGCGCATACTCGGGCAGCAGCTTGCGTTTGACTTCAATCTTGCGTTCGATCGACTGCACCAGCTTTAGGCGGCGCCGATCCTCGGCGAGCTTCATCAACATGAGTTCGTAAGCGTTGGCGTTGATTGGCTCGCCGGGATCGGCCGCCGCCGAAGCCTCGGCGGCCGACACGCGTTCGAAGTGATGGCGTGCGAGCGTCATCGCTTACTTGACCGGTGCAATCTGAATGTTTTCGATCAGGCAACCGGCCGCATAGTCCTCGACCACATACGCGTCGTTAGACGATTCGTAATTCTCGATGCGGTCGCGCTTTGCGTTGTCGGTGATGGTTCGGCGGCGCGAACCTTCCTGCCAGTAGATCGACAGATTGTCCAAGCGGGTGATAAAGATCGAGTTCGCAGGGAAGTACGGCACGCGCACCGCGCCGTGATCGCCGATGCGCTTCTGACTCACGATCATGTCGGCGGCCAGCTTCTCGGTCGGCACGTTCTGGTTGAGCAGCGGAAACAGCTTGTCGGCCAGCAGGCGACGGCCGCAGATCGCCACCAGCCCGGCGTCTTCCTGCCACCACGGCGCAGTCAGGTTGTTGACCGCATCGAATACCAGTGCGTCCAGGTTGCCGTAATCGGCATTCTCGCCGCCGACCAGGATCGGGCCGCCTGCCTTGCCCTTGTTCAAGACGCGGGCGGAAGCGTTCTCGCGGTACTTCTGCAACCAACCCTTGTTCACGTCCTGCAAGAGCGGGTTTTTCACGCGATCCGAGTTCGCGGCGCGACTCGTACCGTTGAAGCCGATGATGATGCGATCCAGGGCCTGCCGTTGGAGCAGGCTATTGCGCACACGGGCTTGGAAGTCCTTGAACTTCGCCCACGCGTCCAGCTTGGAATACTTGATGTGGGTGTCGCTGTTAGTCTGGGTGCATTCGTAGCCGGTAGCATCGATGCCGGTCGGGTCGGCGGTCTCGCGGTCCTTGTCGTCGGTGTTGGTGCAGCTCGTCCACAAAGACCCGAAGACCGGCGCTGACTACAAAGAAATAGACCTCCTATGCCGCCAGATCGAGCGCGCGGCGCGGGTGCGCCGTTACAGCGAGCCGGGCGGGCATGAAGGTGACTTGAATCCGAACATCGCGAACCGAAACGCAAAGCCGAAGCGTAAGCCGGTGCGTAACGCGTTCAGCGAGGAACAGCAAGCCAAGCTGATTTCGTCGTTTGACGATCAGCTATTCGGCTATCAACGGTACTGGCGCAAGAACGCATTCGGCGAGCGCATCCGAAACATCCTCAAGTCGCGCCAGATCGGCGCGACGTTTTATTTCGCGCGTGAGGCGTTGGTCGATGCATTTGAGACCGGGCGGAATCAAATCTTCCTGTCGGCCAGAAAGGCGCAGGCGCACGTGTTCAAACAGTACATTGCGCAGTTCGCGCAGACCGTCGATGTAGACCTGACCGGCGACCCCATCATTCTGCCGAACGGTGCGACGCTGTATTTCCTCGGCACCAACGTGCGGACGGCGCAGAGCTATCACGGCAACTTGTACTTTGACGAATACTTTTGGACGCATCAGTTCGAAGAATTGCGAAAGGTCGCGGCCGGTATGGCGCTGCACAAACACTGGCGACAAACGTATTTCTCTACGCCGTCTAGCGTCACGCATCAAGCCTATGCGTTCTGGACGGGCGCCCACTTCAATAAGGGGCGCAGGAAAGAGGACCGGGTGAAGGTTGACGTATCGCACGAAGCGCTGCGCGACGGTCGCATGTGTGCGGATGGTCAGTGGCGGCAGATCGTCACGATTGAGGACGCGCTACGCCAAGGCTGCAACCTGTTCGATCTCGATCAACTGCGCTTGGAGTATAGCCCGGCCGAATGGGCGAACTTGCTTATGTGCGAGTTCGTGGACGACACGCTTTCGGTGTTTCCGCTCGCGGAGATGCAACGCTGTTTTGTCGATTCGTGGAGCGTATGGGACGACTTCAAGCCGTTTGCGCCGCGCCCGCTCGGTCATCGTGAGGTATGGGTCGGCTACGACCCGGCGTTGACCGGCGACAGCGCCGGGCTCGTCGTGGTCGCGCCGCCACTTGTGCCGGGCGGTAAGTTCCGGCTGTTGGAAAAACACCAGTGGCGCGGCATGGATTTCAAGACCCAGGCCGAACGCATCCGCAAGATTACGCAGCAATACAACGTGACTTATATCGGCGTGGACGCAACCGGCGTCGGTGCAGGCGTGTTCCCGCTGGTGCGCGACTTCTTCCCCACCGTTCGCAACATCACGTATTCGGTGGAGACCAAACCCCGGATGGTGTTGAAAGCCAAAGACGTGATTTCCAGCGGACGTTTGGAGTTCGATGCGGCGTGGACGGATATCGCGCAGGCGTTCATGTCGATCCGCAAGACCCTGACCGCGACCGGCCGGCAGGCCACCTACGAAGCCAGCCGCAGCGACGACATAGGTCACGCCGATTTGGCGTGGGCCGTGATGCACGCGCTGGACAACGAACCCTTAGAGGGCATGACCGCCCGCCATCGTTCCATTGTGGAGATTATTTAATGACTGCTGTTGCGCCTGCGGAAACGGAAATCACTACGAAGGCCAAGGCGCAAGCCTTCAGCTTCGGCGAGCCGGTGCCCGTGCTGGACAAGCGCGGTTTGCTGGAGCATCTAGAATGCGTGCGCGCCGGCAAGTGGTACGAACCCCCGGTGTCGCTGGACGGACTCGCGCGGGCGTTTCGGTCGAGCCCGCACCACGCGTCCGCCATGTATACGAAGTGCAACATCTTAGTGTCCACCTTCGTCCCGCATCGTTTGCTTAGTAGCGATCAGTTCGAAAAGCTAGCGCTTGACACAATTGCTCTCGGCAATGGCTACCTAGAGCGGCGGGACGCCCGGAGCCGCAAGCCCCTTGCGCTCAAACATGCATTGGCAAAATTCGTTCGGCGGGGCGTTGACGATGGCCGATACTTCTTCGTGCGCGGCTGGGAAGATGAGCATGAATTCGCGGCCGACAGCGTTTTCACGTCATGGAACCGGATATCAATCAAGAGATTTACGGCGTTCCGCAGTACGTGAGCGCGCTGCAATCGGCGCTGTTGAACGAATCGGCGACGCTGTTCAGGCGTAAATATTACCTCAACGGCAGCCATGCCGGATTCATCATGTACGTCAACGACGCGGCGCAGGATCAGGCCGACATCGATGCGATGCGAAATGCGCTGCGGGATGCAAAAGGTGTCGGAAACTTCCGAAACCTGTTCCTGTACTCGCCGAACGGAAAAAAGGACGGTGTGCAGGTCATCCCGATTAGCGAAGTCGCGGCGAAGGATGAATTTCTAGACATAAAGGGCGCGACGCGCGATGACGTGCTCGCCGCACATCGCGTGCCGCCACAGTTGCTGGGAATCGTGCCGAACAACACGGGCGGCTTTGGTGACGTGGAGAAAGCAGCTCGGGTCTTCGCGCGAAATGAACTGCTGCCATTGCAAACACGATTCCGACGAATCAATGAATGGATCGGCGATGAAGTAGTGAAGTTTCTTCCTTATGATCTTTCGTTGGCATAAAAAAGGGCGCCCTTTGGTGGTCAGGTGTTGTTGGGACGTTGTTGAAAAGACGCCTTCGGAGGAACTCTGAGCCCCTCGGGCGCCAGATCGGGGTGCTCTTGGTAGAGTGGATTTAACACCTCTAACAGGAGCTCCGCCATTGCCTTGCTCAACCCTTCTCGCAAAACATGTAGTTCACCTTCGGAGCATTTCTCCTGCACAAGCAGCATAGATTGATTCATCAGGAAACTTGCTTTAAGCAACTTTTCGCTGACTTCCTGCGCGACGCGTTTATCCGTAATCATATTCCTGAGCTTCCTGCTTTCTCTGGGAATTCATCAGCGCAGTTCTGTAATAAAAAATTTAAGAGCTGCCGTTGAAAAGTTGCTCGAACTTCGCTTCGTATTGTGAGGCGGCAAGCGAAAAAGGGCGGGGCTCGCCCCTTTTCGATTTGCGAGATTCACTCCGGAAGAGGCAAGTACCCAGGAATATCTGGGTAATGCTTACGAAGAACAGGGATGATTCGCGAGTCGATTTGCGTCATCAGTCTTCCTAGCTCGCGACGCACTTCCCTGATTTCCTCTTCATCTGCAAAGATCGTCTTGCTGAGCTTTGCAGCTTCGTCAACCTCTCCGCAAGCTCTATTGAGAGCGGCCAAAAACAACTCAGCGTTTTCTGTCGACATTTCCATCTCCGTCATAGCAGCCTTTGTCGGCCATGCACTGCATCCAGCAAACGCGGAATGGAATCCCTTGACTCGTTCTTGATATACCGAGATTGGGCTCGCACTCATCGCTGCAATCGTCATCTGCCTTCTGGCACTCCGCAGAATATCGCCTGGACACCGCCCAGGCAAACAGTGGCCCTCCGACCAGTTCCGCTAAAAACGAATGAACACGGGGGCTCAATTGTGGAGTTCGGCAACTGGCGCTCGTCGGCGCAGGACCATATGTGTCTTGTGATTGGTTGCCCACCGGAGACATGGGGCCAGATGGCGGACGCAGAAGGTTCCAAGTGGATGTGGCCGTGGCTGCGGCGGCGGAAGCGGTTTGAAGGCCCAAAGAATCTTTGCCAGTAAGACTATTGCCATCGGCGTAACCGTAAGTGCTGGTTCCGCCGCCTAGCCCGATCGGGTCGCTTTGAACATAGCGACCCGTCGCCGCTTCATAGTCACGATAGTAGTTGTAGCTCAGACCTGTGACTGGATCGAAAAGTTGGCCGGGGAATCTCATATTCAACACGAACGGAACGGCATCGAGGTCGGGGTCCTGATTGGGCACACTGTTGCCGAATGCTTCCCCGGCCAGATCCCAGGTCCACACGGCCACGTTTCGGACGGGATCGATTACGGAGCGCGGCGTGCCCAAATGGTCCGGTTGGATGTAATGCAATCGCGCAATCGCGGTGGTGGGGCCGACCTGTAATCCTACTGGCTGGTCGCCCAACCAAATCGCTTGCTGGATCGCCGCGCCATCCGTGCCGTAGTCCCCCAGCCAGTGCCCTGACTCGTCATACACCGTATAAGTGTCGGACGAGCCGGCGTAGCGCCTGACCCGCTCTCCCGCGCCGTTGTAGGCGTAGTTCATCACTGGCACCCCCAACTGCTTCGCTTGCGTCATCCGGTCGTGGTTGCCGTAGACAAGCTCCTTTGCGGTGCCTCCAATCGATGTGGTGTTGCCTGCTGCGTCGTAACCACGGGCAATGCCGGCAACTGAGCTGAGCTTGTGGTTGGTGGACGCATAGACATAGTCCTGCAAGCCGCCGGAGTTGGTGAAAGCCTCGCGGTTGCCGGTCTTGTCGTAGTCGTAGCTCTCCAACACCGTGTTGCTTGGTCCGTCGCGGAACTGGGTGAGGCGGCTGAGCGCGTCGTAGCCGAATTTGACCCGCGCTGGTGTTGAAAAGGTTGCGTTGTGGATCGCGGTGATTTGCAGCAGTTCATCCCTGGCAAAGCCCAGGTCAAGGCCACCTGATGCCGTATCGCGGAGCGATTGCACCGCGTAGTTCAGGTCATAGGTCCGGGTCAAGGTCCGCCCATTGCCATAGGTCCACCCCTGTTCCGGCCCGAACGGGTTGTAGCCGGTGACGGTGAGCAACAACTCCCTGGCGCCACCAGGCGGGGTCACGCCCATGGTGGCCACCCGGCCCTGCGCATCGCGGGTGTAGTCCGCCACCGAGCCGTCCGGGTAGGTCAACGCCGTGAGCTGGCCTGCGAGGTTGTAGGCGTATTTGACCGTCAAGCCCACGCCATTGGTGGTCTGGACCTTGCGCACCAAGTGACCAAACCGGTCGTAGCAATACGCAGTGCTCCCGCTGCCATCGGTCATCGTTGCGCGACGGCCTAAGGCGAATTGCTCACCAGCGGGACACGCACCGGGCGCGGTGTCATAGGTGAACGCCACATTGAGGCTGGTGTCCGGGTAAGTGACAGCAGTCAGACGGTTCAAAGCGTCGTAGTTGTATTGCCGGGTGACTCCACGCGCATCGGTGGCCGTTTTGACATTGCTGGCCGCATCAAAGGTGTAGGCGGTGATGCCGGTGTCCGGGCTGGTCAGCTGTGTGCGCTCGCCGAAAGCATTGTAGGTGTAAACCGTTTCCAGCAACTTGGGATCGGTCACCTTGGTGACTTGATCGAACTCGTTGTAAGCCAAAGCGGTGGCGGCTTCGATTCCACCCACATCCTGCAAGGTGGCGCTCAGACGGTTCAACGGATCATGCTGGCGCGTGGTCTGGCGCAGCAAGGGATCAGTCACACTGCTGACGTTGTCGTCTGCATCGTAGCCATAGCTGGTGGCGTGCAATGCCGCGTCCTTGTCTGCTTCCAGTTGGCCCAGCGTGTTGTAGACGCGAGATAAGGTGCGCTTGACCGTGCCACCCGAGGTTTTGCTGTCTTCCACAAGGCGGTTGCCCGCGTTGTCCAGGGTGTAATGGATTGAGGCACCCGTGCTGTCGGAAACATCGGTCAACCGCTGGGCCGCATCGTAGACATAACTCGTAAACGATCCATCCGGCAGCGTCACTTTTTTCACCAGACCGGTGGGCCAGTACTCAAAGGCGTTGACTTGATCGTCCGTTTCGCTGGCGTTGTTGGGCCCCCGGACTTTGCTGGACAACTGCCATCCGCGAATGTGATAGCTGGCGTCCGTTGCCACACCGTTTATGTCAAGGCGCGAGAGTGGGCGGCCCAATGCGTCATAACCCAACGTTTCGACCGATCGGCCCAGCGCATCGGTGACCTTCCACAAATCTCCCTTGCGATGTGAACACGCGGCAGGCGTGGTTACGCACACCGGATCATCCGATCCGTAGTAGCTGAACGTCACCACATCACTGACGTCCGATCGCGGGCCGTCAATGCTCTTGACCAAGCCCAGTGTCGGGCACGTGCTGCTTGGTGCGGACACATCCGCCGCCTCGCAGTAAGCGTAAGTGGTGGTGCGGGTTTCGCTGGTCGCGGTGTCTTTGACAGAAACGGTGAGGGGTTGCAGGCGCGCATTGCGTGTGATGCGGGTCTCGCGATTCCCTAGCTTGGTAAAGATTAAACGGTTGCTCGCGATGTCGTGGCGCTCTTGCGTGGTGCGCTCTTGCGCCAAGCCCTGTGCCTCTTTGATGCTGTGCGTGCGAGCTGGCTGCCCGGTCACCGCGTCGGCTGCTTCCGCATATGTGTGCTCGGTTTTGATGCCGCGTCGGTCCTCCACCAAACTCAGGCGGCGGCGGAAATCGGTCGTTTCGTCGTAGTAGGACTGTTTGAGCGTGCCGCGGCTGTCGGCAATGTCGCCCACCTTACGCGGCACGCCATCACCCACCGGTGCTGCGGTCAGTCCGTAATTGGTTTGATGGCCGAGTGCATCGGTGACCACCGCCCCGCCCTGCGTGGTGTACGCCAGGGTCACACCATCTGCACCGCCGGCGTGCTGGCTGGACGTGACCCGGCCTTTGGCGTCGTAAGCGAAGGTGCTGAACCGCACGTTGTCTTCTGCCGTGATTCCGGTCAGATGCAGCGGAAAACGCGTGTCTTCGTAGTGATACATCCGCGTGCCACTGTCGGGATACGTGACCGATGACACCTGGCCTGGGGCAGCGTAGCCGTAGCTAGCCAGGGTAATGCCAGCCGAAGACACCGACGCGATCGTGTCGTCCGCTGCCTCACCGTTGTAATGGAAAGTCAACGCCCGCCCAGTGGAATGGGTGATGCTGTCCAACCGGCCGATGCTGTTGTAAGCGTAAGTCAGGCTGGTGCCGTCTTCGCCCTGCTGGGAGAGCAATAAGCCATCGCCGTCGAAGGTCATCACGCTGGACGCGCGATAAAGCACCCACTGGCTGCTATTGGCCACCAAGCGCTCGCCACTGTTATCGGTGGCCCAGTAGTTGGAACCGTCTTGGCGGAAGCGCAGCTGATAACCGCTGCCATCGATAAGAGCAATGGATGCGCCTGTGATCGCAAGTTTGATGCCGTGGGAGTGGGTCCAGCCGGGGCCGAAACCACCAGTTTCGTTGGCAACACCCGAATGGTAGTAACGCGCGAGACTGATCCAACCCAACTCAATGTCGGACTCGGTCTCGAATTTCTCACCGGTTTTGACGTTGCACGGATTGCCGACCAGACCACTGGTTTTCCCGCTACCCGTTCCAGCTTGCGCATCGCATTCTTCGCCCTTGCCGGTGATCTTGGCGACGAAGTCGGTGTTCACACACGCGGCGTATTCATCCTTCCATTCGGCGAACTGATTGGGGCATTCCGTGCGGCGCTTGCGAACAATCACTTGTTCACCGTATTCCTCGGTGACACAAGGGAAGTCGGGCGTGTTGTCGCCACGCATATACGTGCCAAGGAATTTCTTTTGCTCAAAGCGACCCTCATAGCCAGGAATCAAAGGCTCCCAATCCACCGTCTGCGTCAGCGTCGCCCCCGGGCACACCGGATTGACCGCTTCGATTTCCGCAAGGATCAGGTCGTAAGCGTCCTGCTCTGTGACGGTCGGGCTGCCCAGGTTCGCATTGGGGTAGTAGGACCAGTCCGGATCATTGGGCTGCTCTTTGCCCATCCAGTAGGTCAAGGTGATGTTGCCGTTGGCGTCGACCTGGCGATCCTTGATCTTGTTGGCCGTCTCCCAGATGCCGGGGAACGGTGCCGGGAGGGTGCTCATGCCGGCGACGGCCTCTTGCTGCGTGCCGTATTCGGTGGGTTGCGCGGGATCGCTGATCTTCCATTTGTTGCCGCTTTCCTGGGCCATGGCGTTTGTGGACAACGCCAGGCCAACCGCGACGGCCAGCGTCGCCATGTGGACCTGTCGGTGCAGGCCAGCGGATGAACATCCTTTTCTTCTCGACATTCCAGTCTCCTTGATGGGCGATCAGGCGCCCGAATGGGGGCTGGCTGCGGCCTCCGTGGCGCACAGCAATGCCCCCGTCTCTTCAAACAGGTTCAATCAACGTCAGGGGCGGTGGCATCTCCATTGCGGGCCATGAGCGGCGGTCCATTGAACTCTGAGGGTCCATTGCCTCAGTGACTGCGACGTTACTTCTCCGCGTAACCCTTGACTAGGGGCGATGCGAGGGGCGGCGGCCGGCGCCCGATAGTGAGGAGCGTCGATTTAGGACGCTGGCGCGCGGTCGAGACCCCGCCACGCCTTCCCGCTACTTGTGCGCCTTTCGACTCAAATCGTAGAGCCGGCCGGGAGCCCCGCCCGTAATGGCGATAGCTGCGATCAACGGGAGCACTTTTTCGACGCGAATAGACGCACGCAAGGCGGTTTTTTAGGGCTGCGGGGGGTGCTGGTTTCGCACGCTCGATCGGTCGATGAAATGAGCGGAATTCGTGGCGCTTTCCCAGGCGAGGGGAGGGGGCATCGGAAAACGGTAACCTCATCGGAAAGGCGCGTTTTTCGCCCATAAGCATCTGATTTAAAA
It includes:
- a CDS encoding terminase large subunit domain-containing protein — its product is MLVQLVHKDPKTGADYKEIDLLCRQIERAARVRRYSEPGGHEGDLNPNIANRNAKPKRKPVRNAFSEEQQAKLISSFDDQLFGYQRYWRKNAFGERIRNILKSRQIGATFYFAREALVDAFETGRNQIFLSARKAQAHVFKQYIAQFAQTVDVDLTGDPIILPNGATLYFLGTNVRTAQSYHGNLYFDEYFWTHQFEELRKVAAGMALHKHWRQTYFSTPSSVTHQAYAFWTGAHFNKGRRKEDRVKVDVSHEALRDGRMCADGQWRQIVTIEDALRQGCNLFDLDQLRLEYSPAEWANLLMCEFVDDTLSVFPLAEMQRCFVDSWSVWDDFKPFAPRPLGHREVWVGYDPALTGDSAGLVVVAPPLVPGGKFRLLEKHQWRGMDFKTQAERIRKITQQYNVTYIGVDATGVGAGVFPLVRDFFPTVRNITYSVETKPRMVLKAKDVISSGRLEFDAAWTDIAQAFMSIRKTLTATGRQATYEASRSDDIGHADLAWAVMHALDNEPLEGMTARHRSIVEII
- a CDS encoding phage major capsid protein, P2 family, with protein sequence MWTSCTNTDDKDRETADPTGIDATGYECTQTNSDTHIKYSKLDAWAKFKDFQARVRNSLLQRQALDRIIIGFNGTSRAANSDRVKNPLLQDVNKGWLQKYRENASARVLNKGKAGGPILVGGENADYGNLDALVFDAVNNLTAPWWQEDAGLVAICGRRLLADKLFPLLNQNVPTEKLAADMIVSQKRIGDHGAVRVPYFPANSIFITRLDNLSIYWQEGSRRRTITDNAKRDRIENYESSNDAYVVEDYAAGCLIENIQIAPVK
- the gpM gene encoding phage terminase small subunit — protein: MTLARHHFERVSAAEASAAADPGEPINANAYELMLMKLAEDRRRLKLVQSIERKIEVKRKLLPEYAPWVDGVLSSGRGGQDAVLMFVMVWHIDAGNYADALRIADYALRFDLAMPDAYQRTPATLIAEQIAGAAFIAQDTGEPFSLGVLSHTEELTRAKDMPDEVRAKLHKALGIGYMAKAGEAPFSGAPRGWAEIARDHLRRALQLHDRAGVKKEIERLDRALNKPAPALRQAESGGPETAPA
- a CDS encoding RHS repeat-associated core domain-containing protein, with the translated sequence MATLAVAVGLALSTNAMAQESGNKWKISDPAQPTEYGTQQEAVAGMSTLPAPFPGIWETANKIKDRQVDANGNITLTYWMGKEQPNDPDWSYYPNANLGSPTVTEQDAYDLILAEIEAVNPVCPGATLTQTVDWEPLIPGYEGRFEQKKFLGTYMRGDNTPDFPCVTEEYGEQVIVRKRRTECPNQFAEWKDEYAACVNTDFVAKITGKGEECDAQAGTGSGKTSGLVGNPCNVKTGEKFETESDIELGWISLARYYHSGVANETGGFGPGWTHSHGIKLAITGASIALIDGSGYQLRFRQDGSNYWATDNSGERLVANSSQWVLYRASSVMTFDGDGLLLSQQGEDGTSLTYAYNSIGRLDSITHSTGRALTFHYNGEAADDTIASVSSAGITLASYGYAAPGQVSSVTYPDSGTRMYHYEDTRFPLHLTGITAEDNVRFSTFAYDAKGRVTSSQHAGGADGVTLAYTTQGGAVVTDALGHQTNYGLTAAPVGDGVPRKVGDIADSRGTLKQSYYDETTDFRRRLSLVEDRRGIKTEHTYAEAADAVTGQPARTHSIKEAQGLAQERTTQERHDIASNRLIFTKLGNRETRITRNARLQPLTVSVKDTATSETRTTTYAYCEAADVSAPSSTCPTLGLVKSIDGPRSDVSDVVTFSYYGSDDPVCVTTPAACSHRKGDLWKVTDALGRSVETLGYDALGRPLSRLDINGVATDASYHIRGWQLSSKVRGPNNASETDDQVNAFEYWPTGLVKKVTLPDGSFTSYVYDAAQRLTDVSDSTGASIHYTLDNAGNRLVEDSKTSGGTVKRTLSRVYNTLGQLEADKDAALHATSYGYDADDNVSSVTDPLLRQTTRQHDPLNRLSATLQDVGGIEAATALAYNEFDQVTKVTDPKLLETVYTYNAFGERTQLTSPDTGITAYTFDAASNVKTATDARGVTRQYNYDALNRLTAVTYPDTSLNVAFTYDTAPGACPAGEQFALGRRATMTDGSGSTAYCYDRFGHLVRKVQTTNGVGLTVKYAYNLAGQLTALTYPDGSVADYTRDAQGRVATMGVTPPGGARELLLTVTGYNPFGPEQGWTYGNGRTLTRTYDLNYAVQSLRDTASGGLDLGFARDELLQITAIHNATFSTPARVKFGYDALSRLTQFRDGPSNTVLESYDYDKTGNREAFTNSGGLQDYVYASTNHKLSSVAGIARGYDAAGNTTSIGGTAKELVYGNHDRMTQAKQLGVPVMNYAYNGAGERVRRYAGSSDTYTVYDESGHWLGDYGTDGAAIQQAIWLGDQPVGLQVGPTTAIARLHYIQPDHLGTPRSVIDPVRNVAVWTWDLAGEAFGNSVPNQDPDLDAVPFVLNMRFPGQLFDPVTGLSYNYYRDYEAATGRYVQSDPIGLGGGTSTYGYADGNSLTGKDSLGLQTASAAAATATSTWNLLRPPSGPMSPVGNQSQDTYGPAPTSASCRTPQLSPRVHSFLAELVGGPLFAWAVSRRYSAECQKADDDCSDECEPNLGISRTSQGIPFRVCWMQCMADKGCYDGDGNVDRKR
- a CDS encoding head completion/stabilization protein, giving the protein MGRIDGTVTGERLRELALYAAMSINARLREFRAGNEGAGYRSLAAVPARRINGESRLLVLYRRAVACLLKADVMERYPDFDSTGSGERRTEDAHDHAGTWRRNASWAVSDITGATRSVVELI